The sequence below is a genomic window from Brevibacillus laterosporus.
TTAATAACCCTTACGCATTTTCACAAAAATTCCTTGCAGCAAATGGCAGATGCAAATTTGTATTGCTATTCCCCTGTTAGGAAGTTTAATGAGTATAATATCACCGATAAAACCCCAGTGATGCTTGTACTACGGGCATTAGCTGAAATTTATTGGACTACAGCAAAATGATGTGTAGAAATACACATGAAAGAGAATTAGAAATAGATATCTGTGTAAATTAAAGAAGAATCCAGCTTCTTTTTTTTTTTTTGCTAAGATGTAACCATATTGAACCACATATTTATGAAAGGGGTTACAATTATGTTACTAAGGAATTTAACGTCACCATCCTTAATTAGTACGAAGCAATCTTTTTCCTCTAAACAGGAAGTAATAAAGTATCTAATTAAAAAATTAGCGTCTGAAGGAAAAATCCACTCTGAAGAAGAGTTTTATCAAGCTGTAATGGATAGAGAAGCACTATCCCCTACTGGATTCGAGGGTGGTCTTGCAATTCCTCATGGTAAATCACTGGCGGTAAAAGAAGCAGCATTTGCTGTTGCAACACTCGAAAAGCCTATTGGTTCATGGGAAAGCGTCGATCCAAATAATCAAGTTGAATTGGTTATTTTGTTAGCGATTCCAAAAGTGGAAGAGGGTTCAACACATCTTTCCTTATTATCAGAGCTAGTGACAAGATTATCGAACGAGGAATATAAAAACAACTTACTGCAAGCAAAGACAAATAAAGAGCTTTACGAATATCTCGATGCATCACAACAAGAAGCACCAAATACAAGCAATGTTAAAAAGCTTGATAAAACAGTACTAGCAATCACTGCCTGTCCAGCAGGTATTGCACATACGTATATGGCGGCAGAAGCACTTGTCAAAGCAGGAAAAGAACTAGGTATCGATGTGTTTGTTGAAAAACAAGGTGCGAACGGTATCGAAGACCGGCACACCAAAGCTCTTCTTAAAAAAGCAGACGCGATTGTGTACGCGGTAGATGTAGCTGTAAAAGACGCAGAACGTTTTGACCACCTTCCAAAGGTGAAAACAACAGTGGCAGCACCACTAAGAAATGCTCAAAACATTTTAAAACAAGCGTTACAAATAGCTGAGAATTCATCAAAATCAGAATATGTCGATTCGAACGATTCTACTGATGAAACAGAAGGTAAATCTGTAAAAACAGAAATCAAAGACTCCCTATTAACAGGTATTTCATATATCATTCCAGTTATTGTTGCAGGTGGTATGACGTTAGCGGCGGCTGTCTTTATTTCACAAGCATTTGGTCTCCAAGAATTGTACGCAGAAGAAGGTTCATGGTTGTGGCTATTACGACAACTTGGTGGATCACTTTTAGGTCAGTTAATGATTCCTATTCTAGCAGCATACATGGCTTACTCAATTGCTGATAAACCGGCATTAGCACCTGGTTTCGCGGCAGGGATAGCAGCAAACTTAATTGGTAGTGGATTTTTAGGCGGGATGCTTGGTGGTCTATTAGCAGGTTATTTCTTAAAATACTTAAAAAAGATAGTAAAACCAAAGGGTACATTCGCTGGATTTGTTAGCTTTTGGTTTTATCCTGTAATCGGAACACTTGTTGTTGGTTCAATCATGTTATTTGTAATCGGTAAGCCGTTGGCATTCTTAAACGAAGGGTTAATTCAGTGGCTTAACGGAATGAACGGAGTAAACGCCATTATTCTAGGTGCAATCCTAGGTGCGATGGTTTCATTTGATCTTGGCGGTCCAGTGAACAAAGCAGCATATACGTTCTGTATCGGTGCGATGGCAAGTGGAAATTTTGTCCCTTACGCAACATTTGCATCTGTAAAAATGGTATCGGCATTCTCAGTAACAGGTGCAACAATCATTGGTAAAAAGTATTTTACAAAACAAGAACAAGAAGTAGGGAAACAAACATGGTTACTTGGATTAGCGGGAATAACTGAAGGTGCAATCCCGTTCATGATTAACGATCCACTGCGTGTTATCCCATCATTAATTGCAGGATCTGCGGTAACAGGTGCAATTGTAGCTTACTTTGATATCGGTTTAAATGTTCCTGGCGCTGGTATTTTCTCACTGGCATTATTACAAGGACAACCATTATTGCTAGCAGCAAGTATTTGGTTTGGAGCAGCATTAATCGGTGCACTAATATCAATGATTTTATTGATCGTGACCCGTAAAAATAAATTAAATAATGAGAGAATGAAATAAAAATGTGCAACAAGATGCAACATAAAGAATGGAGAGATTAGAATGAAAAACGTTCATATCGTTCCACATATGCATTGGGACAGAGAGTGGTATTTCTCTACGGAAGAATCTAGAATTTTATTAGTTAATAATATGGAAGAAATCATGGAGATGTTAGAAAACAACCCAGATTATCCTTACTATGTATTAGATGGACAAACTTCGATTTTAGAAGACTATTTCACAGTAAAACCAGAAAATAAAGAACGCTTGAAAAAGCTTGTTCAAGCAGGGCGATTAATTATCGGTCCTTGGTATACACAGACTGATGAGATGGTTGTAGGTGGAGAATCAATTGTACGTAACCTTTTATACGGAATAAAAGATAGTGAAGAATATGGGGAGTACATGAAAATTGGATATCTTCCCGATTCATTCGGACAATCAGCTCAGATGCCGATGATTTTGAACGGATTTGATATTTCGTATTCAATATTTTGGCGTGGTACTTCTGAACGTCATGGCACGGATAAAACTGAGTTTTATTGGAAAACGGACGATGGTTCAAAGGTGCTTGTACAATTATTCCCACTAGGGTATGCAATTGGAAAGTATTTACCAGAGGACGAGAAAGAACTTCAAAAACGAATTGATAAGTACTTCACTGTGCTTGATCATGGGGCAACAACAGACAACATCATTTTACCGAACGGGCATGACCAAATGCCGATTCAAAAAAATATTTTTACCGTTATGGAAAAACTGCGCAAGCTCTACCCAGAACGTGAATTTTTCTTAAGCAAATATGAAAATGTCTTTACTGAGCTTGAAAAACAGAAGGATCTACCTACATTGCAGGGTGAGTTTTTAGATGGTAAATACATGCGCGTTCATCGCAGTATTTTTTCCACTCGCATGGATATAAAAGCGGCGAACGCGAGGATCGAGAACAAAATCACAAATATTTTAGAACCGCTTGCTTCCCTTGCGTATAGCTTAGGATTTGAGTACCATCATGGTTTAATTGAACTCATTTGGAAAGAAATTATGAAGAATCACGCTCATGACAGTATTGGTTGTTGTTGTTCCGATAAGGTACATCGTGAAATATGCAATCGATTCTTCCTTGCGGAGGAGAAAATCGATCAGCTAATCAATTTTTATAAACGTAAAATAGTCGATTCGATGGATTCAGAAAAACAGTATGATCGCCTAACCGCATTTAATTTACTTCCATATGAGCGTACAGAAGTTGTTACCTCAAGTGTTATGACAAAATTAAAATCATTTAAGCTCGTTGATAAAGATTCGAATGAACTTGATTTTGAGATCATTGGAAGTGAAATTACTGATCCAGGCTTAATCGATCGTCAAATCGTTCATTACGGAAACTATGATCCATTCATAAAATACACAATTCAACTTAAAGATACACTTCCAGCAATGGGTTATAAAACATATTTTGTCGTAGAATGTGACGAGAATGTTAAAAATTCATTCGTGTCAACGAATAAGGTTGTAACGGAGTTTTACGAAATTACCGTAAATCCAAATGGAACGTTAAATATTTTTGATAAAAAATTAAACCAAAGCTTTGAAAATGTTCTGCTCCTAGAAAATGGCGGAGATGACGGGGATGAATACGACTACTCTCCACTACCGAACGAAGAACTAATATACAGTGATAACGCCGCCAATGTAAAAACAGAAATTAGCCAAAACCAATATGGTGCAACAATCAATATTGAGTATACGTTAGCAGTACCATCTAATCTAGAAAAACGTAAAGCGCAATTA
It includes:
- a CDS encoding PTS 2-O-a-mannosyl-D-glycerate transporter subunit IIABC; amino-acid sequence: MLLRNLTSPSLISTKQSFSSKQEVIKYLIKKLASEGKIHSEEEFYQAVMDREALSPTGFEGGLAIPHGKSLAVKEAAFAVATLEKPIGSWESVDPNNQVELVILLAIPKVEEGSTHLSLLSELVTRLSNEEYKNNLLQAKTNKELYEYLDASQQEAPNTSNVKKLDKTVLAITACPAGIAHTYMAAEALVKAGKELGIDVFVEKQGANGIEDRHTKALLKKADAIVYAVDVAVKDAERFDHLPKVKTTVAAPLRNAQNILKQALQIAENSSKSEYVDSNDSTDETEGKSVKTEIKDSLLTGISYIIPVIVAGGMTLAAAVFISQAFGLQELYAEEGSWLWLLRQLGGSLLGQLMIPILAAYMAYSIADKPALAPGFAAGIAANLIGSGFLGGMLGGLLAGYFLKYLKKIVKPKGTFAGFVSFWFYPVIGTLVVGSIMLFVIGKPLAFLNEGLIQWLNGMNGVNAIILGAILGAMVSFDLGGPVNKAAYTFCIGAMASGNFVPYATFASVKMVSAFSVTGATIIGKKYFTKQEQEVGKQTWLLGLAGITEGAIPFMINDPLRVIPSLIAGSAVTGAIVAYFDIGLNVPGAGIFSLALLQGQPLLLAASIWFGAALIGALISMILLIVTRKNKLNNERMK
- a CDS encoding mannosylglycerate hydrolase, translating into MKNVHIVPHMHWDREWYFSTEESRILLVNNMEEIMEMLENNPDYPYYVLDGQTSILEDYFTVKPENKERLKKLVQAGRLIIGPWYTQTDEMVVGGESIVRNLLYGIKDSEEYGEYMKIGYLPDSFGQSAQMPMILNGFDISYSIFWRGTSERHGTDKTEFYWKTDDGSKVLVQLFPLGYAIGKYLPEDEKELQKRIDKYFTVLDHGATTDNIILPNGHDQMPIQKNIFTVMEKLRKLYPEREFFLSKYENVFTELEKQKDLPTLQGEFLDGKYMRVHRSIFSTRMDIKAANARIENKITNILEPLASLAYSLGFEYHHGLIELIWKEIMKNHAHDSIGCCCSDKVHREICNRFFLAEEKIDQLINFYKRKIVDSMDSEKQYDRLTAFNLLPYERTEVVTSSVMTKLKSFKLVDKDSNELDFEIIGSEITDPGLIDRQIVHYGNYDPFIKYTIQLKDTLPAMGYKTYFVVECDENVKNSFVSTNKVVTEFYEITVNPNGTLNIFDKKLNQSFENVLLLENGGDDGDEYDYSPLPNEELIYSDNAANVKTEISQNQYGATINIEYTLAVPSNLEKRKAQLVDGAVEVHIVVTVPNHKPVIEVKFEVNNYAKDHRLRALIPTNIASSFSISDNQFGSIKRNVVDSAIHVWEKEGWDERPDSIYPMLSFVGLSNDNHGVSILTNSTREYEIIGEEFDTIAITLFRSIGFLGKEEMLRRPGRPSGIKLPTPDSQMIGKLTLDFAITTHTQQSNVARIAKEYLTPVETYNKIPHDAMKLNRTDVKTPLEFSFFKEVQPNIVLSTLKKAEKENKFVLRFYNPTDVEETVAFEFNREIDHANTANLNEKALENLSVNHNQVQVIVKTNQVKSILF